The Micromonospora sp. NBC_01740 genome includes a window with the following:
- a CDS encoding ABC transporter ATP-binding protein: protein MSGLPVADRATVRRATRGLIARDRRAVGVVLALHAAATVAGLAPPWLLGSIVDRVSAGAGVATVDRFALAIAGAVLVQTLLSRYAQYAGHRFGERAVARLREEFVERTLNLPVGVVERAGAGDLATRSSVDVATVGLTVRDVVPVIVIASVQLVLLFGAVFLLHPLLGLVALAGLPTIALVTRWYLRRAGPAYLAEGAVAAELTETLTSTAEGARTVEALRLADERIGHGTARIARVWAARRKTLALRTVFFSVVEASHPLPVAALLLVGGLLLARGAVSLGAVVAAALYLQQAIDPLDRILMWTEQAQRGLASFARVLGVGQVPPERPGRAAAPVDERLVVRGARFAYGGGPDVLHGIDLEVRPGERLALVGPSGAGKSTLARLLAGIDAPREGVVSVGGCPVTDLDPAERRRRIALVTQEHHVFIGSLRDNLAFAAPDASDDRMRAALATVGADWHARLPDGLGTLLGDGAHQLGAAEAQQLALARLVLADPHTLILDEATAALDPTTARRTERALAALLTGRTVIAIAHRLNTAHDADRVAVLEGGRITELGSHDELVRADGPYAALWRSWHP, encoded by the coding sequence GTGAGCGGGCTGCCGGTCGCCGACCGGGCCACAGTGCGCCGGGCGACCCGGGGCCTGATCGCCCGGGACCGGCGTGCGGTCGGAGTCGTGCTGGCGCTGCACGCCGCCGCCACGGTCGCCGGGCTCGCTCCGCCGTGGCTGCTCGGCAGCATCGTCGACCGGGTGTCCGCGGGGGCCGGCGTCGCCACCGTCGACCGGTTCGCCCTGGCGATCGCTGGGGCCGTGCTGGTGCAGACGTTGCTGTCGCGCTACGCGCAGTACGCCGGCCACCGCTTCGGCGAGCGGGCCGTGGCCCGGCTGCGCGAGGAGTTCGTCGAGCGGACGCTGAACCTGCCCGTCGGCGTCGTCGAGCGGGCCGGCGCCGGGGACCTGGCGACCCGCAGCTCGGTCGACGTGGCCACCGTCGGCCTCACGGTCCGGGACGTGGTGCCCGTCATCGTCATCGCCTCGGTGCAGCTGGTGCTGCTGTTCGGGGCGGTCTTCCTGCTGCACCCGCTGCTCGGGCTCGTCGCGCTGGCCGGGCTGCCGACGATCGCCCTGGTCACCCGGTGGTACCTGCGGCGCGCCGGCCCGGCGTACCTGGCCGAGGGGGCGGTCGCCGCCGAGCTGACCGAGACGCTGACGAGCACTGCGGAGGGCGCCCGTACGGTCGAGGCGCTGCGCCTCGCCGACGAACGGATCGGGCACGGCACCGCGCGCATAGCCCGGGTCTGGGCCGCCCGGCGGAAGACCCTGGCGCTGCGCACGGTGTTCTTCAGCGTGGTGGAGGCCAGTCACCCGCTGCCCGTGGCCGCGCTGCTGCTGGTCGGTGGCCTCCTGCTCGCGCGGGGTGCGGTCTCCCTCGGCGCGGTGGTCGCCGCCGCGCTCTACCTTCAGCAGGCGATCGACCCGCTGGACCGGATCCTCATGTGGACCGAGCAGGCACAGCGCGGCCTCGCCTCGTTCGCCCGGGTGCTCGGCGTCGGTCAGGTGCCGCCGGAGCGGCCCGGTCGGGCCGCCGCGCCGGTGGACGAGCGGCTGGTCGTCCGGGGAGCCCGGTTCGCGTACGGCGGCGGACCCGACGTGCTGCACGGCATCGACCTCGAGGTGCGGCCCGGCGAACGGTTGGCGCTCGTCGGGCCGTCGGGGGCCGGGAAGTCCACCCTGGCGCGGCTGCTCGCCGGGATCGACGCGCCCCGGGAGGGGGTCGTCAGCGTCGGCGGCTGCCCGGTCACCGACCTGGACCCGGCCGAACGCCGGCGGCGCATCGCCCTGGTCACCCAGGAACACCACGTGTTCATCGGCTCGCTACGCGACAACCTCGCGTTCGCCGCCCCGGACGCCTCCGACGACCGGATGCGCGCGGCGCTGGCCACGGTCGGCGCCGACTGGCACGCCCGCCTGCCCGACGGCCTCGGCACCCTGCTGGGCGACGGGGCGCACCAGCTCGGCGCCGCCGAGGCCCAGCAGCTCGCGCTGGCCCGGCTGGTGCTCGCCGACCCGCACACGCTGATCCTCGACGAGGCGACCGCCGCTCTCGACCCGACGACCGCCCGGCGCACCGAGCGGGCCCTGGCCGCCCTGCTCACCGGGCGGACCGTCATCGCGATCGCGCACCGCCTCAACACCGCTCACGACGCCGACCGGGTGGCGGTGCTGGAGGGCGGCCGGATCACCGAGCTCGGCAGTCACGACGAGCTCGTCCGGGCCGACGGCCCGTACGCCGCCCTGTGGCGCTCCTGGCACCCCTGA
- the ngcE gene encoding N-acetylglucosamine/diacetylchitobiose ABC transporter substrate-binding protein has product MSITPDNPADLSRRTVLRRAAAVGLLATPAVGLLSACATSGGDEKNEQVADGKKSATNPLGVAEDAPIEVVIFNGGYGEKYATDVHQPLYKKAFPKAEIKHQSTQAVSTVLQPRFASSNPPEFVNNSGEKMMDFGALVADGQLQDLTELWDAPSVDDPNKKVRDTVVPGTVDVGSFNGKPYVLYYVSTVFGIWYSGKLFKDNGWAPAKDWSEFTALLDKIKAKGITPYGYAGANAAYYQWNVILTHAAKIGGTDVLKNIDNLEDGAWQQDAVKQAATAWAEIGAKYVDKSFEGLKHTDVQLRQNQYKLAFYPSGDWLEGEQKKDTPSGFDYQLMPVPSLSASDKLPATALRATAGEGYFVSAKSKNPKGGLEYMRQMLSVAGAKGFTETVKAPTVVTAGSEGFAFPPGVASSQAALKAAGQDVFNIYFDGWYKELDTEVRTATNELMFGRIKADAFVERIQKRADAIKKDSSITKFKR; this is encoded by the coding sequence ATGTCGATTACCCCCGACAACCCGGCCGACCTGAGCCGCCGGACCGTGCTGCGCCGGGCCGCCGCCGTGGGTCTGCTCGCCACCCCGGCCGTAGGCCTGCTGAGCGCCTGCGCGACCAGCGGCGGCGACGAGAAGAACGAGCAGGTCGCGGACGGTAAGAAGAGCGCCACCAACCCGCTCGGGGTGGCCGAGGACGCCCCCATCGAGGTGGTCATCTTCAACGGTGGCTACGGCGAGAAGTACGCCACCGACGTGCACCAGCCGCTGTACAAGAAGGCGTTCCCGAAGGCCGAGATCAAGCACCAGTCGACCCAGGCCGTCTCCACCGTTCTCCAGCCGCGGTTCGCCTCGAGCAACCCGCCGGAGTTCGTGAACAACTCCGGCGAGAAGATGATGGACTTCGGCGCCCTGGTCGCCGACGGCCAGCTCCAGGACCTCACCGAGCTGTGGGACGCCCCGTCGGTCGACGACCCGAACAAGAAGGTCCGCGACACCGTGGTGCCGGGCACCGTCGACGTCGGGTCCTTCAACGGCAAGCCGTACGTCCTGTACTACGTCTCCACCGTCTTCGGCATCTGGTACTCGGGCAAGCTGTTCAAGGACAACGGCTGGGCGCCGGCGAAGGACTGGTCCGAGTTCACCGCCCTGCTCGACAAGATCAAGGCCAAGGGCATCACCCCGTACGGCTACGCCGGTGCGAACGCCGCGTACTACCAGTGGAACGTGATCCTCACCCACGCGGCGAAGATCGGCGGCACCGACGTGCTGAAGAACATCGACAACCTGGAGGACGGCGCCTGGCAGCAGGACGCGGTCAAGCAGGCCGCCACGGCGTGGGCCGAGATCGGCGCCAAGTACGTCGACAAGAGCTTCGAGGGGCTCAAGCACACCGACGTGCAGCTGCGGCAGAACCAGTACAAGCTGGCGTTCTACCCCAGCGGCGACTGGCTGGAGGGCGAGCAGAAGAAGGACACCCCGTCCGGCTTCGACTACCAGCTGATGCCGGTGCCGAGCCTGTCCGCCTCGGACAAGCTGCCGGCGACGGCGCTGCGGGCGACCGCCGGTGAGGGCTACTTCGTCTCGGCCAAGAGCAAGAACCCCAAGGGCGGCCTGGAGTACATGCGCCAGATGCTCTCGGTGGCCGGCGCGAAGGGCTTCACCGAGACGGTCAAGGCCCCGACCGTGGTCACCGCCGGCTCGGAGGGCTTCGCCTTCCCGCCCGGCGTGGCCAGCTCGCAGGCCGCGCTCAAGGCCGCCGGCCAGGACGTGTTCAACATCTACTTCGACGGCTGGTACAAGGAGCTCGACACGGAGGTCCGCACGGCCACCAACGAGCTGATGTTCGGCCGGATCAAGGCGGACGCCTTCGTGGAGCGCATCCAGAAGCGTGCCGACGCGATCAAGAAGGACAGCTCCATCACCAAGTTCAAGCGCTGA
- a CDS encoding carbohydrate ABC transporter permease, whose translation MRHGKYPFVIGFLFVPVTLYVVFVIAPYAQAFQISMTNWRGFSAPQWVGFDNYRRLFDDDNFWKAVQHHGVLLLALPLITIAIALFFSFMLNVGGKSSGGQRQGVWGSKFYRVVFFFPQVLAVAIIAVLFQMVYRPNESGLINGVLMKLGFDPVLFLIRPNLALWSIIAVLVWQAVGFYVVLFSAGMASIPGEIYEAAEIDGASRVTLFFRVTLPLLWDTLQVAWVYLGIAAFDAFAIVSVLSVDGGGPDGATTVLAMEIYRNAFVYSKYGYASAMGVALFFLTLTFAALTLRLTKRESVEY comes from the coding sequence ATGCGGCACGGCAAGTATCCGTTCGTGATCGGGTTCCTCTTCGTCCCGGTCACGCTGTACGTGGTCTTCGTCATCGCGCCGTACGCGCAGGCGTTCCAGATCTCGATGACCAACTGGCGGGGGTTCTCCGCCCCGCAGTGGGTGGGCTTCGACAACTACCGGAGGTTGTTCGACGACGACAACTTCTGGAAGGCCGTCCAGCACCACGGCGTACTGCTGCTTGCCCTGCCGCTGATCACCATCGCCATCGCGCTGTTCTTCTCGTTCATGCTCAACGTGGGCGGGAAGAGCAGCGGCGGGCAGCGCCAGGGAGTCTGGGGGTCGAAGTTCTACCGGGTGGTGTTCTTCTTCCCCCAGGTCCTGGCGGTGGCCATCATCGCGGTGCTGTTCCAGATGGTCTACCGGCCGAACGAGTCCGGCCTGATCAACGGTGTGCTGATGAAGCTCGGCTTCGACCCGGTGCTCTTCCTGATCCGGCCGAACCTGGCGCTCTGGTCGATCATCGCGGTGCTGGTCTGGCAGGCGGTCGGCTTCTACGTGGTGCTCTTCTCGGCGGGCATGGCCTCGATCCCGGGCGAGATCTACGAGGCCGCCGAGATCGACGGGGCGAGCCGGGTGACGCTCTTCTTCCGGGTCACCCTGCCGCTGCTCTGGGACACCCTCCAGGTCGCCTGGGTCTACCTGGGCATCGCCGCCTTCGACGCGTTCGCCATCGTCTCGGTGCTCTCCGTGGACGGCGGCGGCCCGGACGGCGCGACCACGGTGCTGGCCATGGAGATCTACCGCAACGCCTTCGTCTACTCGAAGTACGGCTACGCCTCGGCCATGGGCGTGGCGTTGTTCTTCCTCACCCTCACGTTCGCGGCGTTGACGCTGCGGCTGACCAAGCGGGAAAGCGTGGAGTACTGA
- a CDS encoding sugar isomerase domain-containing protein codes for MISAQGYADAVRPVLDRLVDASADAIGAAADLIATSLRSGGVLQAFGAGHSEAFAAELVARAGGLVPTNRLSLHDLVLHGDAPRDVLADPKLERDPAIAHQLYALAAPQPRDVFVVASQSGINGSVVELATLVTGRGHPLIAVTSVAHTARVAPRHPSGRRLADLADVVLDNGAPYGDALLPLEGGGAVCAVSSVTAALLAQLLTAEVVRRFHQAGEVPPIYLSANVPGGDEHNHALESRYAGRLRRTA; via the coding sequence AGCGCCCAGGGATACGCCGACGCCGTCCGCCCGGTGCTCGACCGGCTCGTCGACGCCAGCGCCGACGCGATCGGCGCCGCCGCCGACCTGATCGCCACCAGCCTGCGCTCCGGCGGGGTGCTCCAGGCGTTCGGCGCCGGCCACTCCGAGGCGTTCGCCGCGGAGCTGGTCGCCCGGGCCGGCGGCCTGGTGCCCACCAACCGGCTCTCCCTGCACGACCTGGTGCTGCACGGCGACGCGCCGCGGGACGTGCTCGCCGACCCGAAGCTGGAGCGCGACCCCGCCATCGCCCACCAGCTCTACGCGCTGGCGGCCCCGCAGCCGCGGGACGTGTTCGTGGTGGCGTCGCAGTCCGGCATCAACGGCTCGGTGGTCGAGCTGGCGACGCTGGTCACCGGACGCGGCCACCCGCTGATCGCGGTCACCTCGGTCGCGCACACCGCACGGGTCGCCCCGCGGCACCCGTCCGGCCGGCGCCTCGCCGACCTCGCCGACGTCGTGCTGGACAACGGCGCGCCGTACGGCGACGCACTGCTGCCGCTCGAGGGCGGCGGCGCGGTCTGTGCGGTCTCCTCGGTCACCGCGGCGCTGCTGGCGCAGCTGCTGACCGCCGAGGTCGTACGACGGTTCCACCAGGCCGGGGAGGTACCCCCTATCTACCTCTCCGCCAACGTCCCCGGCGGGGACGAGCACAACCACGCCCTCGAGTCGAGGTACGCCGGGCGCCTCCGGCGGACCGCCTGA
- a CDS encoding carbohydrate ABC transporter permease, translated as MNPQTTLPPTPAALPPKNVKPGAAGKRGGGGRRSEVRFFASLGHVALAVWAVIVIVPILWTFLASFKNTTEIFSSPWTLPAELRFENYARAWTKANVGRYFLNSVIVVTFSVLGTMLFGSMAAYVLARYKFWGNRAVYYLFVSGLAFPVFLALVPLFFVVKNLGLLDTHTGLVLVYIAYSLPFTVFFLTAFFKTLPTSVAEAGMIDGCSHTRLFFQVMLPMAKPGLISVGIFNIIGQWAQYQLPLVLLSNAKEKWVLTQGIADISVNAGYEADWSGLFAALTIAILPMIIVYAIFQRQIQSGLTSGAVK; from the coding sequence ATGAACCCGCAGACGACGCTGCCGCCGACACCGGCGGCACTACCGCCGAAGAACGTCAAGCCGGGCGCCGCGGGCAAGCGCGGGGGCGGGGGCCGACGCTCGGAGGTACGGTTCTTCGCCAGCCTCGGGCACGTGGCGCTCGCGGTCTGGGCGGTGATCGTGATCGTGCCGATCCTCTGGACCTTCCTCGCCTCGTTCAAGAACACCACGGAGATCTTCAGCAGCCCGTGGACGCTCCCGGCGGAGCTGCGGTTCGAGAACTACGCCCGGGCGTGGACCAAGGCCAACGTCGGCCGATACTTCCTGAACAGCGTGATCGTGGTGACGTTCAGCGTCCTCGGCACCATGCTGTTCGGTTCGATGGCCGCGTACGTGCTGGCACGTTACAAGTTCTGGGGCAACCGGGCGGTCTACTACCTGTTCGTCTCGGGGCTTGCGTTCCCAGTCTTCCTCGCCCTGGTGCCGCTCTTCTTCGTGGTGAAGAACCTGGGGCTGCTGGACACCCACACCGGGCTGGTGCTGGTCTACATCGCCTACTCGCTGCCGTTCACCGTGTTCTTCCTGACCGCGTTCTTCAAGACGCTGCCGACGTCGGTCGCCGAGGCGGGGATGATCGACGGCTGCTCGCACACCCGGCTGTTCTTCCAGGTGATGCTGCCGATGGCGAAGCCGGGCCTGATCAGCGTGGGGATCTTCAACATCATCGGCCAGTGGGCGCAGTACCAGCTGCCGCTCGTGCTGCTCTCCAACGCCAAGGAGAAGTGGGTGCTCACCCAGGGCATCGCAGACATCTCGGTGAACGCCGGCTACGAGGCCGACTGGTCCGGCCTCTTCGCCGCCCTGACCATCGCCATCCTCCCGATGATCATCGTGTACGCGATCTTCCAGCGCCAGATCCAGTCGGGCCTCACCTCGGGCGCGGTGAAGTAG